A segment of the Flavobacteriales bacterium genome:
GGTTCTCCAAGCTCAGGTCGTGACCCGCGTTCACGCCAAGGCCCAGCTCCATCGCTTTGCTCGCCGCCTTTGCGAATGGTGCCACGGCGGCTGATCGATCCTTGGCGTACTGCGCGGCATAAGGCTCCGTGTACAGCTCGATGCGATCGGCACCGGTATCTGCCGCATGGGCGATCTGCTCAAGGTCGGTCTCCATGAACACCGAAGCTCGGATCCCCTCAGCCTTGAACCGCGCGATCACCCCGCGCAGGAACGATCCCTGCCCGCGCGCATCCCAGCCCGCGTTGCTGGTGAGCACGCCCGGCGGATCAGGCACCAGGGTCACTTGGTCAGGCCTGCACGAGAGCACCAGGGCGATGAAATCCTCGCTCGGATAGCCTTCGATGTTGTACTCGGTGGTCACCAGCTGCCTCAAGGCGAGCGCATCGGAGCGGCGGATGTGCCGCTCATCGGGGCGCGGATGCACGGTGATGCCTTGTGCGCCGAATCGCTGGATGTCAACCGCCCAGCGGAGCACATCGGGATTATTGCCTCCGCGCGCGTTGCGCAGGGTCGCCAGCTTGTTGATGTTCACGCTCAAGCGCGTCATGCCGACCTTACTTTGGCCCGCCCGTTGGAGGGTGCGCAAAAGTAGAGGCCCCTCAACCTGCCCGCCGAACGCATGCACGCCATCGACCTGATCACCGCCGACATCCCGCCGCTGAAGCCGCAGGACGATGTGAGCCGTGCCCTCGACTGGATGGAGGAGTTCAAGGTGAGCCATCTGCCCGTGGTCGAGAGCCGAAGGCTCGTGGGCATGGTGCATGACCAGGAACTGGTTGATCGCAACGATCCGCGGGCCTCGGTGGGCATCGTGATGGACAGCGTGGAGATTCCGTTCGCGCGCGGCGGACAGCACATCTACGAGGTGATGAAGCTGTTCAGCGAGCGTGGCCTCACCGTGGTGCCCGTGCTCGACGACATGGGCGTGTACCAAGGGGCGATCACCGAGCACGAAGCGCTCAAGCGGCTGGCGCAGGTCACCAACATCCAGGAGCCCGGCAGCATCGTGGTGCTGGAGATGAACCAGAACGATTACAGCCTCTTCGAGATCGCACGGCTCGTGGAATCGAATGACTGCAAGGTGCTGAGCGTGTACACGCGCACCCTTCCGGATTCAGCGCGCATGGAGGTGACGCTGAAGATCAACCGGGAGGACATCAGCGAGGTGCTGCGCAGCTTCGACCGCTATGAGCTTTTCGTGAAGAGCACCTACCAGGGCAGCAAGCTCCATGACGACCTGCGCGGCCGGTACGATGAGCTGATGCGGTTCATCAATCTTTGAAGGTTGAGGGTTGATGGTTGGCGCCGGTTGAGGGTTGCCGGTTTCCACGAGTTGTCTCCGGAATCCGTGGGCAGCGGGTTCAACCCGCAACCGGCAGCGGGTTCAACCCGCAACCCTCAACCATCCAGAACGAGACACCCCATCTTCGCGGCCATGCCGCGCGCCCTTTGCCTGATCTGCGCCTTCGCCATCACGGCAGGGGCCGTCAAGGGCCAGGCTGCGGCGCCGGCGCCGGTCGTCGTGCTCGGCATCGCGATCAACGGCAACAAGGCCACCAAGGATCGGATCATCCTCCGCGAGCTGCTCGTGCAAGAGGGTGACACGCTTGAAGCCGTGACCCTTTCGGAGCGCTTGGAACGGAGCCGGCAGAACCTGATGAACACGGGGCTCTTCAATACGGCCGCGGTCCTGCCCTTGTACATCGACCTGCAGCGCGTCGTGGTCGAGGTTGAGGTGCACGAGCGATGGACCATCTGGCCCTCGCCCATCTTCCAGCTCGCGGACCCCAACTTCAACACCTGGTGGCGCACCTTCAACCGCGACCCGGACCGGGTGAATTATGGCGCGTACCTGTACAAGTACAACTTCCGCGGGCGGAACGAGACGCTCTACATCAAGGCGCAATTCGGCTACACGCGGCAGTTCGGATTCCGCTACAAGGTGCCGGGCGTCGATCGCAAAGGGCGGTTCGGCCTGAGCATCGGTGCGCATTACACCGAGCAGGCCGAGGTCACGGCGGGGACCGAGGGCAATCGGCGCGTGCTGCTGCGCCGCACCGACGGGCCCAACCGCGACGAGCAGAAGGCCGACCTGGAGCTGAGCCTGCGCCGCAATCACGATGTGCGCCACTACCTCCGCGCGGCATTCATACAGGCCAGCATCACCGATACCGTGCGCGCAACGGCGGTGGACTATTTCAATGGCGATGCCGCCTCGGCGCGCTACATCACCCTCGGCTACGGCATCATCTGGGACCGCCGGGACCTGCGCATCTACCCGCGCGCCGGGCATTACGCGGAAGGGCGCATCGACCGGCTCGGCCTCGGCCTGCTCAGCGAAAACGCGCCGGATCTCACCACGGCCTACGTGACGCTGAAGAAGTGGTGGCGGCTCGGCGATCCGGTGACGCTCGCTCTCGGAGCGCGCGCCAAGCACACTTGGGGCACCCCGCCGTACTATGCGCAGGAGGGCCTCGGCTATGGGCATTTCGTGCGGGGCTATGAGTACTACGTGATCGATGGCGAGCACTTCACCCTCGGCAAGGCCAATGCGGTCTTCCAACTGGTGCGGCCGCGCAACCAGCGCGCGGAGTTCATGCCGGCCGAGGCCTTCCGATCGCTCTACTTCGCCGTGTACCTCAATGTGTTCGCCGATGCGGGCCGCGTGTGGGACAGCCGATACGCCGACGCCAACTTCCTGGCAGGGCAATGGATGAGCGGCTACGGCATCGGCCTCGACCTGGTGACCAGCTACGATCAGGTGGTGCGCACCGAATACACCCTCAACGCGTTGGGCGAGCACGGCTTCTTCCTACATTTCTCGCAACCCTTCTGAACGATGCGCGCAGCAGTCCACGGACGCGACATGAATCGCGGCATGGCGCCGGTGCTGGGTGATTCACTTGCGCGGATGCACCGCGCAGGCATCACCCCGGTGCTCACGCGGCAGGTCGCCGAATGGCTTTCGGCCTGCGATGTCCCAGTGACCGATGCCGTGCTCACCGAAGCCGATCCTGCGCGGCAGGAAATCGACCTCTGCATCAGCCTTGGCGGCGATGGCACCCTTCTAGATACCGTGGCGCTGCTGGGCCGCGCCGGCATCCCTGTGGTCGGCATCAACCTGGGCCGGCTGGGTTTCCTCAGCAGCGTGCGGCACGAGGACATGGATGCGGCGCTCTCCGCGATCAGGAATGGCCGTTACGCGTTGCAGGACCGCGCCCTGCTGCAGGTGATCGGCCATTCGGAGCAGCTCGGCACGGACGATTTCGCGCTCAACGAGGTGAGCGTTCACAAGCGCGACACCAGCAGCATGATCAGCGTGCGCGTCTTCCTCGGCGACGATTATCTGAACACCTATTGGAGCGACGGCCTCATCATCGCCACGCCGACCGGCAGCACGGCATATTCCCTCAGCTGCGGCGGCCCCATCCTTTACCCCACGAGCGATGCGCTGGTGATCAATCCCATCTCGCCGCACAACCTCAATGTCCGGCCATTCGTTGTGCCCGACCACTACGCCATCCGACTGGAGCTGGAGTCCCGCGGCGATCGCTGCCTGCTGAACCTCGATGCGCGCGGCCACACCATCGATGGCCGAGCAACCGTCACCATCCGCCGCGCGCCGTTCACCGTGAAGATCGCGCAGCTCGATGGCCACGATTTCCTGCAAACGCTGCGCGAGAAGCTCAACTGGGGGCTCGACCTGCGAAGCGGAGGGGTGTGATCAGCCTTCCTTGAACCAGCCGGCATACATGCCGTAGTTGCGGGCGATGCGCTCAATCTCGTTCTGCGAAAGGTCCGCGCTGACCGGACCGATGCGCTTGGCGGGCACCCCGGCCATGAGGCTGCCGGGCTCCACCACAGTGCCTTGCGTGACCACCGCACCGGCGGCGATCACGCTGCCGGCACCGATCACCGCCAGATCCATGACGATGGCGCCCATTCCGATGAGCACCTTGTCATGCACCGTGCAGCCATGCACGATCGCATTGTGCCCAATGCTCACATCATCGCCGATGCTGAGGCCGCACTTCTCATAGGTGCAGTGCAGCACCGCGCCATCCTGGATGTTCACGCGGTGGCCGATGCGGATGCTGTTCACATCGCCGCGCACTACGGCATTGTACCACACGCTGCAGCCATCGCCCATCACGGTATCGCCAATGACCACGGCGGTCTCGGCCAGGAAGCAGTCATGGCCCAATTGCGGAGTGAAGCCGCGTACGGATCGGATCAGCGCCATGGATCAGTGCTTGCCTTCGTCCGGCAATTTCCCGCAGCCTTCCTTCTGGCAGCAAGCAGGCAGCTTTTCGAAGGCTTTGGGATCGCCGGGCGTGCCATCCGCAGCGTAGCCGAGCGTGATCAGCGCGGCGCGGAGCTTCTCGGGGGAATTCTTCTTCGCATCGTACTCGACATGCACCGTGCTCGTGGCGAGGTCCACGCTTACCTTCTTCACGCCCTTCTCGTAGATCATCTCCTTCTCGATGGTCTCTTTGCACATGTCGCAGACGGTGCTGCTCACGATGTCGAGGTGGGCGGACTTCTTTTGGGCGCTGGCGATCCCCGCAAGGAGCAGGGCGAGCGCGATGAACAGGGTTCTCATGGTTGCTTGGTGTTGCGTTTGATGGAGCAGCGGAGCCCGCCATATAGCATGGCTTTGTTCGTGGGGCCCCAGATCAGGCTGGCGTCAAAGTACGGGCCATAGGGGTCATCCGGTGCGATGACTTGCTGCTGCTGCAGGGTACTGGTGAGGTTCTCGCCGCCGAGGTAGATCTCGAGTGCGCCAGCGGAGTAGGTGAGCTGCGCATGCAAGGTGGCGAAGGCTGGCGATCGTTCCGGGAAGCGCAGCCCTTCGCTGGGATTCGGACGCGTGTCGGGCAGTCGGCCCTCGCCGAAGAGATTCAGGTTGATGTCGAATCGCCAATGCTCGGCGGGGCTGGTGTAAGCGAGGTCGATGAGGCCGCGGTGGCTGGGCGTGAAGGGTCGTTCGCGCAAGCGGCCATCGTAGGTGGAGCGCACCTCGTACCAGCGATGGCTCAGCTTCAGCTGGAAGGCGCGCGATAGATCCACCTGCACATCGGTAAGCACGCTGTTGGCGTACGATTGCCCGTCGAGCATGTAGAGCGCGAGGGTGAGCGGGTCGCGGTCCATGTCGGCGATCACTTGCTGCGTGAAGCGCGTGTGATAGGCATCGATGCCGATGGCCCATTTGCGGTCGAGCCATTTGAATTTGCGCAGCGCGCTGGCGCCGAAGTTCCAGGCGCGCTCCATGCCGAGCGTTCCTTCCAGCGCGATGTAGCGCGAGCTCGCCATCACGGCGGCGTTCTCCACCAGTGGGTTCGCGGTGCGGAAGCCATGCCCGATGCTGGCGCGCAGCACGGTGAGCGGGTTCGCGTCGTACTTCGCATGCACCCGTGGGCTGAGCACGTTGCCGAATCGCTCGTTCGCGTCGAAGCGCAGTCCGCTCACTACGGTGAGACGCTCGCGCTTCAAGGTGTGCTCCGCGAAGGCTCCCGGCATGCGCTCGGTGCGGCCCAGGTCGAGGTATTGGAGCGTGTCGGTGGGCGCATCATGGCGCAGACTCGCGAAGCGCTCATCGTAATCGTCGTACTGGAAGCTCAGGCCGGCCTTGACCTGGTCGTTGCCATCGCGCAGCAATTGCTGGTACACGGCGCTGGCGTACGCACTGCGCTGCTCGCCTGCGTAGCTGCGCAGCCCATAGGTCGAATTCGATTCGTGCCAGCGCCCGCTCGCGATCAAACCGATGCTCTTGCTCGCATCGCCCTTGAACACCCAGCCATGCTTCGCGATGCCATCGAGCATGCGGTTGAGCACATCGATGCGGTACAGCCCCATGCCGTGATGCGCGTGCCCATTGTCAGCAGCATGCATCGCATCCTGCCCGCCCACGCGTTCGTCATGCACGGCGCGCACGGTGAACTGCCCGCTCTTGCGCTCGCCGAGGTGCATCCACCGGTTCATGACATTCACGCGTTTGGTGCGCGGCATGTCGAGCAGCCCATCGCTGTTCTGGTCCATGGCCCGATCGAACCAGTTGCCATGCACGAGCAGCAGGTTCGCGCTGTTGGCACCGGTACGCTGCGCGGCATGGACGTTGGCTTCCATGCGCCCTTGGCTGTTGCCATAGAGGTTCACGAAGAGCGGCGGCTCATCCAGCGGATTGAGCAGGCAGAGGTCGATCTGCCCCGTCATTGCATTCGGACCGTTCACCGCGGTGCCTGCGCCCTTGCTCAGGTTGATGTCCTTGATCCAGGTGCCGGGAATGAGCGTGAGGCCGCTGCTGGTGCTGAGGCCGCGCACGAAGGGGATGTTCTCGAGGCTCATCTGCGCGTACTTGCCATCGAGGCCGAGCATGCGGATGGTCTTGGTGCCGGAGACCGCATCGCTGTAGTTCACATCCACCGTGGCGTTGGTCTCGAAGCTCTCGCTGAGATCGCAGCAGGCGGCGCGCTTCAGCTCCTTCTGGCCGATCTGTTCGGTGGCGTTGATGCTGCGCGTGCTGAGCTGCGTGCCCTGGGTGCGCTCCACCACTTCAACCGGACCAATGGCCGCGGCCCAGCGCAGCTTGAAGGTCATTGCGGCGGCCGGTGCTTGCATCAGCTTGAGCGTATCCGGCTTGTATCCAACGAAGGACGCGACCAGGCTCGCCGGCCATTGCGCGGGCGATTCGATGGTGAAGGCCCCGTTCATATCGGCTGATGTGCCCTGCGTAGTGCCCAGCCAATAGATGTTGGCTCCGGGCAGGACCTCGCCGGAATCGGCGGCCTTCACCGTGCCGGTGATCGTTTGTGCGTGCGTTCCAGCAGCGAACCGCGGAAGCTGCAGCAGCAGAAGCAGGAGTAAAGGAGGAGTTCGATGGAAAGGCATTCGTGTCCTTGAACGTTATACGGAGCGTGACCGGGCCGCGAGGGCCAAGAAGCCGCGCCGCTTAGATCAAGAACACGCCGATCAGCGCCAAGCGTTTGAGGCCCAGCAAGGGCGGCGGACGGCTATCGAGCCAGCGCAACGGTTGACGCTCGAAGGCAACCGCATCCCAAGTCGGGGCCGTATCGGTCACCGGCAGGGCGACCAGGTCGAAGGTGGCCGATGGAAGGAGCTCCACGCGATCGGCGGTGGCCTGCACGAGTTCGCAGCAGGTGGCGCCGATCATGGTGCCATCGCCGTGCTCCTCTTCAGGGCAGCAATCATCGGCAAGGCCCAAGCTGAGCACGCTGTGCCCGCTGATGAGGCAGCTCATGCGCGAAACCGTGAGCCCGCTGGTTACCAGCAGCAGCAGCATGGCCAACGAGGCCAGCATCCAGCGGTTCTTCTTCAGCTCGCGCATTGCGGCGCTAAAGTAGGGCGGTATCCCGAGCCTGATCGCCAACAATCCTTACAGGGCCTTGGGAGGCCACCAGTCTACATTCGCGGTCGCCATGGAAGCCACAGAGCCAATGATCACCGGCAAGCGCCCGCCGGTAACCGTGTACGCAGAGTCCACGCCGAACCCGACCACCATGCGATTCGTGAGCAGCCGCCTGCTGGTGCCCGATGGTCGCATCCTCGAGTTCCGCTCGCCCAACGAGCCAGCAGGTGTTTCGCCATTGGCGGAGAAGGTCTTCAACCTGCCTTTCGTCACCGGCGTGCTCCTGAGCGGCAACTTCATCAGCGTCACCAAGAACAACTCGGTCGATTGGGACCTGGTGCAGTTGGAGCTGCGCGAGTACATCCAAGAGTTCCTGAACACCGATGGTCGCGTGGTGTACGATGATGCACCTGCGCAGGCCCTGGCCGATGCCAACGAGCGCGCGAGCTCGCATGCCGAAGCGAAGGGCCCCGACGACGAGAAGATCATCCGCGTGCTGGAGGAATACATCCGCCCGGCCGTGGAGGGCGACGGCGGCCACATCGCCTTCCGCTCCTTCATCGACGGTCAGGTGACGGTCTCCCTGCGCGGATCATGCAGTGGATGCCCCAGCAGCATGGTCACCTTGAAGCAGGGCATCGAAAATCTGCTGAAGCACGAGGTGCCGGGCGTGCGGGAGGTGGTGGCGGAGGAGCTGTAGTGCCCTCATCGGACACAGGAATCACGGTCTACTTTCGTCATCCTTCCACATGCGATCATGAGGAGCTTGCTGTTGAGCATTGCTGCGACAGGCTGCCTGTTTGCCGAGGCGCAGATCACCTATTCCGTGCAGGACGGCGACTGGAGCGACCCCGCCACCTGGGATTGCAACTGCATACCCGAAGTGCACAACGCGGAGGTGCTGCACCAAGTGCGCATCGCTGGCAACACCTTCCTCATGCAGCGCGTGCATGTGACTCCCGTGGGCAGCCTTTTCATGGATGAGTACTTTTCGGTGGTGATCATGGATACGGTCATCAACGACGGGCTCATGGACCTGATCGGTGACATCGACGTGGACTGGGCCATGATCAACAACAGCACCGTGCACATCGATGGTGTCATGCACATCGACGGCGTGCTCACCATGGGCGGCCCCGATGCGGCGCTCACGCTCGATGATATCGGCAACTACGATACGATCGAGGGCGAGGGCCGCATCTGCGTTTCGGGCTTCTCGGAGAACACCGGCACCATCCAGGGCGAGATCGATTTCTGCGACCTCACCCCCACGGTATCATCACCGCCCTTCATCGATATGAATTCCGGGACCGTGATGGGCTCGGTGACTTATTGTGCAGAGGGAGGTTGCGGGCTGAATGCGGTGGCCGACTTTCAACACGCCCTGTCCGGCGTGCGCGCATATCCCGTTCCCGCGCAGGATTGGTTGACTATTGAGGCACCAGCCCAAGCGCGGATCACCCTGCTCGATGGCAGCGGCCGCGAGGTCCTTTCGGCGTTTTCGCCGCAATCGGGCCGGAGCACCTTGAGCATTTCATCGATTCCCTCAGGCGTTTATGTTGCTGAGGTGCGTGATGGAACTGCTCTGCACGGAATCCGCGTGGTGATCGCGCGGTGAGCAGGTCGATAAGGATCGAATAGGCCTAGCCCAAGAACGGATACCGGTGATCCGTCGGTGGAACGAAGGTCTCCTTGATGGTGCGCGGGCTCACCCAGCGGATGAGGTTGAGGTAGCTGCCGGCCTTGTCGTTGGTGCCGCTGCCGCGTGCGCCGCCGAAGGGCTGCTGGCCCACCACGGCGCCGGTGGGCTTGTCGTTGATGTAGAAGTTGCCCGCAGCATGGCGTAGGACCTCCTGGGCTTCGATGATGCTCTTGCGGTCGTTGCTGATCACGGCGCCAGTGAGCGCGTACTCGCCGGTTGAATCCACCAGCTTGAGCGTCTCGCTCCATTTGTTCTCCGGGTAGATGTACACGGTGAGCACCGGCCCGAAGATCTCCTCGCACATGGTCTTGCTCTTCGGGTCCTTCGTCTCGGCCACGGTGGGCTGGATGAAGTAGCCGACCTTCTTGTCGTGCTTGCCGCCCGCGATGATCTTGATATTCTTCTTGTCGTGCTTCAGCGCATCGATGTAGCCGCTGATCTTGTCGAAGGCGCGCTCATCGATCACAGCGCCGATGAAGTTCGAGAAGTCGCGCGGGTCGCCCATCTTCATGTCGGCGAGGTCGGCGAGCAATTCCTTCTTCACATCGGGCCAGAGATTGGCCGGGATGTACGCGCGGCTGGCGGCGCTGCACTTCTGCCCTTGGAACTCAAAGGCGCCGCGGGAGAGCGCTGTGGCCACCACCTTGGCATCGGCGCTGGGGTGCGCGACCACGAAGTCCTTGCCGCCGGTCTCGCCTACGATGCGCGGATAGCTGCGGTACTTGGGCAGGTTGCTCCCGATGGTCTGCCAGATGTGCCGGAACACGCCGGTGCTGCCGGTGAAGTGGATGCCCGCGAAGTCCTTGTGCGCGAAGATCTGCTCGCCCGCTACGGGGCCGTTCACATGCACCAGGTTGATCACGCCCGACGGCAGACCAGCGGCCATGAAGACCTCCATGAGCACTTGTGCGCTGTAAGCCTGGGTGTCGGCGCATTTCCAGACCACGGTGTTGCCCATGAGGGCGCAGCTGGCGGGCAGGTTGCCGGCGATGGCCGTGAAATTGAAGGGCGTGAGCGCGAAAACGAAGCCCTCGAGCGCACGGTACTCCAAGCGGTTCCACACGCCGGGTGATGAGACAGGCTGATCACGGTAGATCTGCTCCGCATAGGCCACGTTGAAGCGCAGGAAGTCGATGAGCTCGCAAGCGGCATCGATCTCGGCCTGGAACGCGTTCTTGCCCTGGCCGAGCATGGTGGCGGCATTGATGCTCGCTCGATAAGGGCCTGCGATGAGGTCTGCGGCCTTGAGCATGATCGCCGCGCGCTCTGCGAAGGGCATGTTCTCCCAATCGCGCTTAGCCTTGAGGGCAGCATCGATGGCGGCGCGCACGTGCTTCGCTTCACCGAAATGCGCGTTGCCCAGGTGGTGCGCGTGCTTGTGCGGCGGGCTCATGCGGCGCAGGTCCTTGGTCTCGATGGCATGCCCGGCGATGTGCATGGGCGCATCGATGCGCGCGCGCAGGCGGCGGTCCAGCTCGGCCTGCAGGGCAGCGCGCTCAGGCGTGTTGGGCGCGTAGGACAGGACGGGCTCGTTCTTCGGCTGGGGGACGGTGTATTGGCTCATCGGACCTTGATGTGGATCGCGGCGAAGATACCCGACTCAATTGCCCGGGCCGGGTGCGCGAGGTCATGCTGATTGCACAATGGCCATGTACAGAGGCATGCCCAAGGTGATGTTGAATGGGAAGGTGACACCGAGTGCCATGGGGATATAGAGCCCGGGATCGGCCTTCGGGGCTGCCAAGCGCATGGCCGCAGGCACGGCGATGTAGCTTCCGCTGGCCGCCAGCGTGGCGAACATGAAACGGTCGCCTGCGCCCGGGGTGATGCAGCCGCTGATCCAGGCGACCGCGCAACCGTTCACCAGCGGGAGCAACAGGGCTACGGCGCTGGCGAACCATCCGTAGTCCCTGAAAGCCTTGAAGCGCGCGGCCGTTACCATGCCCATCTCGAGCAGGAACACCGCCAGAAATCCTTTGAAGATGTCCGTGGTGAATGGTTTTATGCCCTCGGCCTGCTTGGTATCGGCCACGAGGCCGATGATGAGGCTACCGATGAGCATGAGTACGCTCCCGTTGGTGAAGGAGTGCTTGAGCATGTGGCTGAGGGTGGGCCTTTCAGTGCTCTCCTTATCGTAGCGCATCAGCAGCACCATGCCCACGATGATGGCCGGGCTCTCCATGAGCGCCATGATCGCCACCATGTGCCCGCTGAAGGGCAGCTCCTTCGCTTCCAGGAAACCGCTGGCGGCAACAAAGGTCACCGCGCTCACCGATCCGTAGGCCGCTGCGATTGCCCCGGCGTTCTGAACGCCTAGCTTGCGCTTCAGCAGGAAGAAGGCATAGAAGGGGATCACGCTCGCGATGGCCATGCCGAAGAGCAGCTCGCTGATGAATTGCGCGTTCAGGTGCTCGTGCGCCAGTTCCTGTCCGCCCTTGAAGCCGATCGCGAAGAGCAGGTAGAGCGAGATGAACTTGATGGTGGTGGGCGGGATCTCCAGGTCGCTCTTCACGAGATGGGCCACGATGCCCAGCACGAAGAAGAGCAGCGTCGGGTTGGTGAGGTTCGAGAACAGGTGGGAGTAATCCATGTGTTCGTGCTAGCGGGCTTTCGATGCTAGGATGGTGAAGGAGCTCTTGAGCAGTGCTGAGTTCGGCACCGTGGTCATTGCTCCGTTGTCCTGCCGGATGAAGGTGAAGAAGTAGGTGATGTCCACGAGCTCGCCTTCCACCTCCTGATCCCCGTCCTTCAGCCGGAGGCGGTCGCTGATCTTCACCGGATGCTGGAAGAACAGGACAAGGAAGGCGGTGATGTTCGAAAGGATCGACATCTCGGCGAAGAAGGCCACGCCAAGTACCGTGATCGCCGAAGCAGCGAAAAGGAGGATTTCGTTCTGCTTCACGCCCCAGATGGCAGTGAGCACGATGGCGATCAGCATCAAGAGCAGAAGGCGGATCAGGCGCATCACTTCGCGCTCCTCCTTGGCCTTGTACGCCAGCTTCATCACAGCGCCGCGCACGAGCCAGTGGGACGTGGCCCTGACAACGAAGAACGTCGCCAGAGCCACGACTGATTCAATGATCTGGACGCGGTGATCGATTATGAAATCGTCCATCCTGGTCGATGAGGGCGCGAAGTAAGTGAAACTATCTGATAGGTATAGTAATACTATATTCGCCCCCAGATGAACAACGTCCATCTTCACCTGCGGCCCGATCCAGCCCTTTCCCTGAAGGATCCCGAAGCCACGGAGCTGGGCCGTTCCATGCTCGTCGGCGGCCTGGAGCTGATGAATGAGCTGGGCCTGGAGGCCTTCACATTCAAGAAGCTCGGGGACCATATCGGATGCACGGAGGTGAGCCTCTACAAGTACTTCCCCAACAAGCATCGGCTCCTGCAGTACTATTTCCAGCTCTACTGGCTCTGGCTTCGGCAGCTCTGCGGACGCCATGCCGAGCAGGCGAAGGATCCACGTGCGGGGCTGGAGCGCGTGGTTGAATCCATTTGCGGCGTTTGGCCCAAGGAGCTCCCGCACGTGCAGCTCGAGCCGCGCGCCCTGCGCAAGCTGGTGATTGAGGAGGGCATGAAGAGCTACCTGCATAAGAACGTGGACGACGACAATGCGCGCCGCCTCTTCCTGCCTTACAAGGAGCTCAGCGCTTT
Coding sequences within it:
- a CDS encoding TonB-dependent receptor; amino-acid sequence: MPFHRTPPLLLLLLLQLPRFAAGTHAQTITGTVKAADSGEVLPGANIYWLGTTQGTSADMNGAFTIESPAQWPASLVASFVGYKPDTLKLMQAPAAAMTFKLRWAAAIGPVEVVERTQGTQLSTRSINATEQIGQKELKRAACCDLSESFETNATVDVNYSDAVSGTKTIRMLGLDGKYAQMSLENIPFVRGLSTSSGLTLIPGTWIKDINLSKGAGTAVNGPNAMTGQIDLCLLNPLDEPPLFVNLYGNSQGRMEANVHAAQRTGANSANLLLVHGNWFDRAMDQNSDGLLDMPRTKRVNVMNRWMHLGERKSGQFTVRAVHDERVGGQDAMHAADNGHAHHGMGLYRIDVLNRMLDGIAKHGWVFKGDASKSIGLIASGRWHESNSTYGLRSYAGEQRSAYASAVYQQLLRDGNDQVKAGLSFQYDDYDERFASLRHDAPTDTLQYLDLGRTERMPGAFAEHTLKRERLTVVSGLRFDANERFGNVLSPRVHAKYDANPLTVLRASIGHGFRTANPLVENAAVMASSRYIALEGTLGMERAWNFGASALRKFKWLDRKWAIGIDAYHTRFTQQVIADMDRDPLTLALYMLDGQSYANSVLTDVQVDLSRAFQLKLSHRWYEVRSTYDGRLRERPFTPSHRGLIDLAYTSPAEHWRFDINLNLFGEGRLPDTRPNPSEGLRFPERSPAFATLHAQLTYSAGALEIYLGGENLTSTLQQQQVIAPDDPYGPYFDASLIWGPTNKAMLYGGLRCSIKRNTKQP
- a CDS encoding heavy-metal-associated domain-containing protein, translated to MRTLFIALALLLAGIASAQKKSAHLDIVSSTVCDMCKETIEKEMIYEKGVKKVSVDLATSTVHVEYDAKKNSPEKLRAALITLGYAADGTPGDPKAFEKLPACCQKEGCGKLPDEGKH
- a CDS encoding CBS domain-containing protein, translated to MHAIDLITADIPPLKPQDDVSRALDWMEEFKVSHLPVVESRRLVGMVHDQELVDRNDPRASVGIVMDSVEIPFARGGQHIYEVMKLFSERGLTVVPVLDDMGVYQGAITEHEALKRLAQVTNIQEPGSIVVLEMNQNDYSLFEIARLVESNDCKVLSVYTRTLPDSARMEVTLKINREDISEVLRSFDRYELFVKSTYQGSKLHDDLRGRYDELMRFINL
- a CDS encoding T9SS type A sorting domain-containing protein, with translation MRSLLLSIAATGCLFAEAQITYSVQDGDWSDPATWDCNCIPEVHNAEVLHQVRIAGNTFLMQRVHVTPVGSLFMDEYFSVVIMDTVINDGLMDLIGDIDVDWAMINNSTVHIDGVMHIDGVLTMGGPDAALTLDDIGNYDTIEGEGRICVSGFSENTGTIQGEIDFCDLTPTVSSPPFIDMNSGTVMGSVTYCAEGGCGLNAVADFQHALSGVRAYPVPAQDWLTIEAPAQARITLLDGSGREVLSAFSPQSGRSTLSISSIPSGVYVAEVRDGTALHGIRVVIAR
- a CDS encoding NifU family protein — its product is MEATEPMITGKRPPVTVYAESTPNPTTMRFVSSRLLVPDGRILEFRSPNEPAGVSPLAEKVFNLPFVTGVLLSGNFISVTKNNSVDWDLVQLELREYIQEFLNTDGRVVYDDAPAQALADANERASSHAEAKGPDDEKIIRVLEEYIRPAVEGDGGHIAFRSFIDGQVTVSLRGSCSGCPSSMVTLKQGIENLLKHEVPGVREVVAEEL
- a CDS encoding BamA/TamA family outer membrane protein — its product is MPRALCLICAFAITAGAVKGQAAAPAPVVVLGIAINGNKATKDRIILRELLVQEGDTLEAVTLSERLERSRQNLMNTGLFNTAAVLPLYIDLQRVVVEVEVHERWTIWPSPIFQLADPNFNTWWRTFNRDPDRVNYGAYLYKYNFRGRNETLYIKAQFGYTRQFGFRYKVPGVDRKGRFGLSIGAHYTEQAEVTAGTEGNRRVLLRRTDGPNRDEQKADLELSLRRNHDVRHYLRAAFIQASITDTVRATAVDYFNGDAASARYITLGYGIIWDRRDLRIYPRAGHYAEGRIDRLGLGLLSENAPDLTTAYVTLKKWWRLGDPVTLALGARAKHTWGTPPYYAQEGLGYGHFVRGYEYYVIDGEHFTLGKANAVFQLVRPRNQRAEFMPAEAFRSLYFAVYLNVFADAGRVWDSRYADANFLAGQWMSGYGIGLDLVTSYDQVVRTEYTLNALGEHGFFLHFSQPF
- a CDS encoding pyridoxine 5'-phosphate synthase, which encodes MTRLSVNINKLATLRNARGGNNPDVLRWAVDIQRFGAQGITVHPRPDERHIRRSDALALRQLVTTEYNIEGYPSEDFIALVLSCRPDQVTLVPDPPGVLTSNAGWDARGQGSFLRGVIARFKAEGIRASVFMETDLEQIAHAADTGADRIELYTEPYAAQYAKDRSAAVAPFAKAASKAMELGLGVNAGHDLSLENLAWFVQQVPGVLEASIGHALICDALTFGMENAVQLYRRELR
- a CDS encoding gamma carbonic anhydrase family protein gives rise to the protein MALIRSVRGFTPQLGHDCFLAETAVVIGDTVMGDGCSVWYNAVVRGDVNSIRIGHRVNIQDGAVLHCTYEKCGLSIGDDVSIGHNAIVHGCTVHDKVLIGMGAIVMDLAVIGAGSVIAAGAVVTQGTVVEPGSLMAGVPAKRIGPVSADLSQNEIERIARNYGMYAGWFKEG
- a CDS encoding NAD kinase: MRAAVHGRDMNRGMAPVLGDSLARMHRAGITPVLTRQVAEWLSACDVPVTDAVLTEADPARQEIDLCISLGGDGTLLDTVALLGRAGIPVVGINLGRLGFLSSVRHEDMDAALSAIRNGRYALQDRALLQVIGHSEQLGTDDFALNEVSVHKRDTSSMISVRVFLGDDYLNTYWSDGLIIATPTGSTAYSLSCGGPILYPTSDALVINPISPHNLNVRPFVVPDHYAIRLELESRGDRCLLNLDARGHTIDGRATVTIRRAPFTVKIAQLDGHDFLQTLREKLNWGLDLRSGGV